One window of the Oncorhynchus mykiss isolate Arlee chromosome 5, USDA_OmykA_1.1, whole genome shotgun sequence genome contains the following:
- the LOC110523104 gene encoding SKI family transcriptional corepressor 2 → MTTPPSSFQQEPLTPPRPPHSSLKPNQVGQVVLYGVPIVSLVIDHQERLCLAQISNTLLKNYSYNEIHNRRVALGITCVQCTPVQLEILRRAGAMPISSRRCGMITKREAERLCKSFLGENNPPKLPDNFAFDVSHECAWGSRGNFIPARYNSSRAKCIKCSYCSMYFSPNKFIFHSHRTPEAKYTQPDAANFNSWRRHLKLSDKTPPDDLAFAWEDVKAMFNGGSRKRCLPSSHCSPMGPGKVVNSGLPHMMTPDLVQKRSRFEEEEDLDGSSLSPHKNPRSYPVIPVPSKGFGMLQKFPPTSLFPNPYSFPAFSLCQQKKDDSEVAGGQKNTGLSGLLWPGRKDTFYPPFCMFWPPRAAGGLPVPTYLQPQPSVNTLSSLAESPSLRQAFLDLSEPSQPRAGPDMRATPRSGLFDPDSSPLTSDLRPVTSEGWLKLLDVPSLQARKASYHSAFRPVVKDAESIAKLHGNLEEFGSDRHLSPATSCSYASESGGEGEEEGEGGESEEEGEVDVETKQDEEEEDSFNRPTPPQTHSSLHLRGLTEGSGPWERGEKEAVTFPCSPADHSQDQSSSSLPASPPAPPASLTLSLPSPTHTPLPLEDQAYKNTHKSRDHGLPVYTTKENSNIAQPSSFFVSETESSGPEYWRETAGDQTQDGSSPVPLKEDVENMEKEELQKVLLEQIDLRRRLEQEFHALKGNSPFPVFHHFQDQMKRELSYREEMVQQLQMMPNIIRKEKITSHLNKKS, encoded by the exons ATGACCACCCCACCCAGCTCGTTCCAGCAGGAGCCCCTGACCCCCCCCAGACCCCCCCACTCCTCCCTGAAGCCCAACCAGGTGGGTCAAGTGGTTCTGTATGGTGTACCCATCGTCTCCTTGGTGATCGACCATCAGGAGCGGTTGTGTCTGGCCCAGATCTCCAACACTTTGCTGAAGAACTACAGCTATAACGAGATCCACAACCGCCGCGTGGCGCTGGGTATCACCTGTGTTCAGTGCACCCCTGTCCAGCTGGAGATCCTGAGGCGAGCTGGCGCCATGCCCATCTCCTCCCGCCGCTGTGGTATGATCACCAAGCGAGAGGCGGAGCGGCTGTGTAAGTCCTTCCTGGGGGAGAACAACCCCCCCAAACTGCCTGACAACTTCGCCTTTGATGTGTCACACGAGTGTGCCTGGGGTAGTCGTGGTAACTTCATCCCAGCGCGCTACAACAGCAGCAGAGCCAAGTGCATCAAGTGTTCCTACTGCAGCATGTACTTCTCTCCTAACAAGTTCATCTTCCACTCTCACCGTACTCCTGAAGCCAAGTACACCCAGCCGGACGCTGCTAACTTCAACTCCTGGAGACGCCACCTGAAGCTGTCAGATAAAACCCCTCCTGATGACCTGGCTTTTGCCTGGGAGGACGTGAAGGCCATGTTTAATGGTGGCAGCAGGAAGCGGTGTCTACCCTCATCTCACTGCTCCCCTATGGGGCCGGGGAAGGTTGTGAACTCTGGTCTGCCCCACATGATGACCCCTGACCTGGTCCAGAAGAGGAGCCGcttcgaggaggaggaggacctggatGGAAGCAGCCTGTCTCCCCATAAGAACCCTCGCAGCTACCCGGTGATCCCTGTGCCCAGTAAAGGGTTCGGCATGCTGCAGAAGTTCCCCCCTACCTCCCTGTTCCCCAACCCTTACTCCTTCCCAGCCTTCAGCCTCTGTCAGCAGAAGAAAGATGACAGTGAGGTGGCTGGAGGACAGAAGAACACTGGTCTGTCAGGTCTGCTGTGGCCCGGTCGTAAAGACACCTTCTACCCTCCGTTCTGCATGTTTTGGCCCCCTAGGGCCGCTGGGGGCCTCCCAGTGCCCACCTACCTGCAGCCACAGCCGTCCGTCAACACCCTGTCCTCATTGGCCGAGAGCCCTTCCCTCAGGCAGGCCTTCCTCGACCTATCAGAGCCCTCACAGCCAAGGGCAGGGCCAGACATGAGGGCCACACCCAGGTCAGGCCTGTTTGACCCTGACTCCTcccccctgacctctgacctgcgCCCTGTGACCTCAGAGGGCTGGCTGAAGCTGCTGGACGTCCCGTCTCTCCAGGCCAGGAAAGCCTCCTACCACTCAGCCTTCCGACCTGTCGTCAAGGATGCAGAGAGCATCGCCAAGCTCCATGGAAACCTGGAGGAGTTTGGTTCGGATCGCCACCTGTCCCCCGCCACCAGCTGCAGCTACGCCTCTGAGagcggaggagaaggggaggaagagggagagggaggagagagtgaggaggaaggagaggtggatgtgGAGACCAAGcaggatgaagaggaagaggacagcTTCAACAGACCAAccccaccacagacacacagcagcctGCACCTCCGAGGGCTGACTGAAGGATCAGGAccatgggagagaggagagaaagaggctgTCACCTTCCCCTGCAGCCCTGCAGATCACAGCCAGGACCAGAGCAGCAGTagcctgcctgcctctcctcctgctccccctgcgagcctcacactctctctccccagccccacaCATACCCCGCTGCCACTGGAGGACCAGGCctacaaaaat ACTCATAAAAGCAGAGACCATGGACTGCCTGTTTACACAACCAAAGAAAACTCCAACATAGCTC AGCCCAGCAGTTTCTTTGTATCAGAGACAGAATCATCTGGCCCAGAGTACTGGAGAGAGACGGCAG GTGATCAAACACAAGATGGAAGTTCCCCTGttccactaaaggaggatgttgAGAACATGGAGAAAGAGGAACTCCAGAAGGTTCTATTGGAACAGATCGATCTACGAAGACGACTAGAACAGGAGTTCCACGCTCTGAAGGGAAACTCCCCCTTCCCTGTGTTCC ATCATTTCCAGGACCAGATGAAGCGAGAACTATCGTACAGAGAGGAGATGGTGCAGCAGCTACAGATG ATGCCAAACATCATCCGGAAAGAAAAGATCACATCACATCTTAACAAAAAGAGCTAA